In Nostoc sp. GT001, a genomic segment contains:
- a CDS encoding HlyD family efflux transporter periplasmic adaptor subunit, giving the protein MSRVTEKPKPSEQTLNHEQPKIWWGIAVAVPVVIAAGILGTAKIEQLRKLATSVPVMPSTNSISAVGRLEPRGEVVKLSAPSSGLAPSSRIQQLLVKEGEKVRQGQIVAILDNRDTQIAGLQEAKAKVQEARANLAQVRAGSPRDIQAQRAVIARLQAQLIGERNAGQAAIARVAAQLSGDKLVQQATVNRLEAELSGQRDALRATVVRIKAEQRNAQVDAGRYDYLYKEGAISQQERDRRRLSAITANQQVAESQATLKQTLATLRQQLAEARANQIQNLATLQQQLIEAKVNRDKTVATLQRQIDEEKAKLSRILDVSPTDVQVAQAQVSNAIANVRKAEAELRLSYVQAPIAGEILKVYTKSGEAIGANGIAEIGQTNQMFVIAEVAEDSIGKVRLGQNATITSDNGAFSGELKGTVTDIGRKIGKKDVLNTDPAADVDARVVEVKIALSPEDSQKVSGLTYAKVIVDINN; this is encoded by the coding sequence AAGAAAACTAGCTACATCCGTACCAGTAATGCCATCTACCAATAGCATTAGTGCTGTAGGGCGTTTGGAACCGCGAGGCGAAGTTGTTAAATTGTCCGCCCCATCATCAGGATTAGCGCCATCGTCACGAATTCAGCAACTTCTGGTGAAAGAGGGTGAAAAGGTAAGGCAAGGTCAAATTGTGGCAATTTTGGACAATCGCGATACCCAAATAGCCGGACTACAAGAGGCAAAAGCGAAAGTCCAAGAAGCCCGTGCGAATTTGGCACAAGTCAGGGCTGGTTCTCCCAGAGATATTCAAGCTCAAAGAGCAGTTATTGCTCGCCTACAAGCACAGTTAATTGGCGAAAGGAATGCAGGGCAAGCAGCGATCGCGCGGGTTGCAGCTCAGTTAAGTGGTGATAAACTTGTCCAACAAGCAACCGTGAATCGCCTAGAAGCTGAACTTAGTGGGCAAAGAGATGCTCTGAGAGCAACGGTTGTACGTATTAAAGCCGAACAGCGCAATGCTCAAGTCGATGCCGGACGCTATGATTATTTATACAAAGAAGGTGCTATTTCTCAGCAAGAGCGGGACAGAAGACGCTTGAGTGCAATAACTGCTAATCAGCAGGTGGCTGAAAGCCAAGCTACCCTAAAGCAAACATTGGCAACCTTGCGACAGCAACTTGCGGAAGCTAGAGCCAACCAAATACAAAATTTAGCAACTTTGCAACAGCAGTTAATCGAAGCTAAAGTTAACCGCGATAAAACTGTCGCAACTTTGCAAAGACAAATCGATGAAGAAAAGGCCAAACTAAGCAGAATTTTAGATGTTAGTCCTACCGATGTGCAAGTAGCACAAGCTCAAGTTAGTAATGCGATCGCAAATGTCAGAAAAGCCGAAGCAGAACTAAGATTAAGCTACGTTCAAGCACCAATCGCTGGAGAGATTTTAAAGGTTTACACCAAATCGGGTGAAGCGATCGGCGCAAATGGCATTGCTGAAATTGGGCAAACCAACCAAATGTTTGTAATTGCTGAAGTCGCTGAAGACAGCATTGGTAAAGTCCGTCTTGGTCAAAATGCTACTATCACCAGTGATAACGGCGCATTTAGCGGCGAATTAAAGGGAACTGTCACTGATATTGGCAGAAAAATTGGTAAAAAAGATGTGCTGAATACAGATCCAGCCGCAGATGTGGATGCCAGAGTTGTAGAAGTGAAAATTGCTCTATCTCCAGAAGATAGCCAGAAAGTTTCTGGTTTAACTTACGCCAAAGTTATTGTCGATATTAATAACTAA